A window of the bacterium genome harbors these coding sequences:
- a CDS encoding HPP family protein yields the protein MLVLLIFLTIRNIIIISSIGSSVFIVFAMPSTITAQPRNLVFGQIVGLISGTAGSLLTRVDSIPVIFCYAFAVGLSVFLMVITDTEHPPAAGTALGVAVMGFSIEAALLLIYAVSVLAFVRTVFKNKLRDLL from the coding sequence ATGCTTGTTCTTCTCATTTTTCTTACAATCAGAAATATAATTATTATTTCGTCAATAGGGTCGTCAGTATTTATTGTATTTGCTATGCCGAGCACAATTACAGCTCAACCGCGTAATCTTGTATTCGGCCAGATTGTGGGATTGATTTCGGGAACAGCAGGAAGCTTGCTAACAAGGGTAGATTCTATACCTGTTATTTTTTGTTATGCATTTGCTGTTGGTTTGTCTGTTTTTCTAATGGTGATTACTGATACTGAACATCCTCCTGCTGCAGGCACAGCTCTTGGAGTTGCAGTTATGGGATTTTCTATTGAAGCAGCGCTGCTTTTAATTTATGCGGTATCTGTTCTGGCATTTGTCAGAACGGTTTTTAAGAATAAATTGAGAGATTTGCTTTAA
- a CDS encoding sodium-translocating pyrophosphatase codes for MLSNFFWIAPVSSILALVFAWLFFKQMMKESEGTDDMKKIAAHVRKGAMAYLKQQYKVVFIVFIILSGFFAFLANVMHLQNGYVWFAFLTGGFFSGLAGFFGMKTATYASARTTNAARKSLDSGLRIAFRSGAVMGLVVVGLGLLDISLWFFILTRSFAYPLTLDNPHNLVIITTTMLTFGMGASTQALFARVGGGIFTKAADVGADLVGKIEAGIPEDDPRNPATIADNVGDNVGDVAGMGADLYESYCGSILATAALGAAAFMDNTLLQFKAVIAPMLIAAVGTILSILGIFAVRTKEGATQKDLLKSLGRGINLSSFFIVIFSLVILHFLDIPNAVGIWGAIVAGLLVGIGIGKSTEYFTSYSYRPTQKIAESSKTGPATVIISGLGTGMLSTVIPVLLVVIGTILAFLFSAKFDFTNVRMGLYGIGIAAVGMLSTLGITLATDAYGPIADNAGGNAEMAGLGEEVRERTDALDALGNTTAATGKGFAIGSAALTALALLASYVEEIKAGLIRIGTTTLQLAHGRIIPIATASLKDFMEFYNVTLMNPKVLMGMFIGSMMAFLFCGMTMMAVGRAAGKMVDEVRRQFREIKGIMTGETEPDYESCVAISTKGAQHEMLLPSLLAIIIPVLTGVIFGVPGVMGLLVGGLVAGFVLAIFMANSGGAWDNAKKYIENGHLGGKGSDEHKAAIVGDTVGDPFKDTSGPSLNILIKLMSMVSIVMAGLTVAFSLL; via the coding sequence ATGCTGAGTAATTTTTTTTGGATTGCACCTGTTAGTTCGATCCTTGCACTTGTTTTTGCATGGCTGTTTTTTAAACAGATGATGAAGGAGAGTGAAGGTACGGACGATATGAAAAAAATTGCTGCTCATGTCAGAAAGGGTGCTATGGCATATCTGAAGCAGCAGTACAAAGTTGTTTTTATAGTATTTATCATACTTTCAGGTTTTTTTGCTTTTCTTGCAAATGTAATGCACCTGCAAAACGGATATGTATGGTTTGCATTTTTAACAGGAGGTTTTTTCTCAGGGCTTGCAGGATTTTTCGGGATGAAAACAGCAACTTATGCATCAGCTCGTACAACTAATGCTGCAAGAAAGTCTCTTGACAGCGGCTTAAGGATAGCTTTTAGAAGTGGAGCTGTAATGGGTTTGGTTGTAGTCGGACTCGGCCTGCTTGATATATCTTTATGGTTTTTTATCTTAACAAGAAGTTTTGCCTATCCTCTCACTCTTGATAATCCTCATAATTTAGTGATTATAACAACAACAATGCTGACCTTTGGTATGGGTGCATCTACACAGGCTCTGTTTGCCCGTGTCGGAGGAGGGATTTTCACGAAAGCTGCTGATGTGGGCGCTGACCTTGTTGGTAAAATTGAGGCTGGCATACCTGAAGATGACCCAAGAAATCCAGCAACAATTGCAGATAATGTAGGCGATAATGTAGGTGATGTTGCAGGTATGGGTGCGGATCTTTACGAATCTTACTGCGGTTCAATACTTGCCACTGCAGCTCTCGGTGCTGCTGCATTTATGGATAACACCCTCCTTCAATTTAAAGCTGTTATTGCACCAATGCTCATTGCAGCGGTAGGTACAATTCTATCAATACTCGGAATTTTTGCCGTTCGAACAAAGGAGGGTGCAACGCAGAAAGACTTGCTTAAATCCCTAGGCAGGGGAATAAACCTCAGTTCTTTCTTTATTGTTATTTTTTCTCTCGTAATACTTCACTTTCTTGATATTCCAAATGCTGTTGGAATATGGGGTGCGATTGTGGCCGGCCTTCTCGTTGGAATCGGAATAGGCAAGAGTACGGAATATTTTACTTCTTATTCATATAGGCCGACACAGAAGATTGCAGAGAGTTCAAAGACTGGCCCTGCTACAGTAATTATATCCGGACTTGGAACAGGAATGCTATCAACAGTAATTCCAGTACTTCTCGTGGTTATTGGGACAATACTGGCTTTTCTTTTTTCTGCAAAATTTGATTTTACAAATGTGCGAATGGGACTTTACGGCATTGGAATAGCTGCTGTAGGGATGTTATCAACCCTTGGTATTACACTGGCAACAGATGCATACGGGCCAATTGCAGACAATGCAGGCGGTAATGCTGAAATGGCAGGCCTTGGCGAAGAGGTTAGGGAGAGAACTGATGCACTTGACGCACTTGGGAATACAACTGCAGCAACAGGAAAAGGATTTGCAATTGGTTCTGCTGCTCTGACAGCCCTTGCTCTTCTTGCTTCTTATGTGGAGGAGATCAAAGCCGGACTTATAAGAATAGGCACAACTACTCTGCAGCTTGCACACGGAAGAATAATACCTATTGCAACTGCATCTTTGAAAGATTTTATGGAATTTTATAATGTAACTTTGATGAACCCAAAAGTTCTTATGGGTATGTTTATCGGATCTATGATGGCGTTCCTGTTCTGCGGCATGACAATGATGGCAGTAGGCCGTGCAGCAGGTAAAATGGTAGATGAGGTCAGGCGTCAATTCCGTGAGATTAAAGGTATTATGACAGGTGAAACAGAACCTGATTATGAAAGCTGTGTTGCAATCTCTACAAAAGGCGCACAGCATGAAATGCTTCTTCCGTCACTTTTGGCAATTATTATTCCGGTTCTTACAGGAGTAATTTTTGGAGTACCTGGAGTTATGGGACTTCTTGTCGGAGGGCTTGTAGCTGGTTTTGTACTTGCAATTTTTATGGCCAATTCCGGTGGAGCCTGGGATAATGCTAAAAAATATATTGAAAACGGCCATCTTGGCGGTAAGGGTTCTGATGAGCATAAAGCTGCAATAGTGGGGGACACAGTAGGCGATCCTTTCAAGGATACTTCAGGCCCGAGTTTAAATATTCTTATAAAGCTGATGAGTATGGTCTCAATTGTTATGGCCGGGCTTACAGTTGCGTTTTCTCTGCTGTAA